A portion of the Adhaeribacter radiodurans genome contains these proteins:
- a CDS encoding CehA/McbA family metallohydrolase, protein MHKYKPVRKVVLFNAFLLLQVLSWPGILAAQQPSTGRLEVQVLDASTNRLTPVRVRLSRNGWAVKELPKEAVAVMYGVWDHADGYNYQPDSSFYVVGQFSLNLPPGTYHLSLAKGPEYVEQQHDLQITAGQVHQEKYQLKRWVNMPAKGWYSADDHIHIRRSPREDSLLLNWTQAEDVHVGVMLRMGDFWETYYPQYAWGEKGVYQKEIFLLTSGQEDPRTPELGHALGIGASDKVRYSKEYYYYDKVFDKLRELGGLSGYAHQAETFHGYRGLTLDGLRGKVDVLELLQFCASDKPLITNHYYHLLDLGIPVTAVAGSDFPWCGNDHDKGPPERSARLGNVRFYTYVNGPFNYNNWKAGLAAGHTFVSSGPMLSFEVNGQLPGSKLPVSKGTTLHITAHVYGHSTQVPLQALEIIGHGKVLSRITVEEAGQSLEHLSVTLDIPAEQGIWLAARAYGNPTQAAHTTPVYVQVDGKNFHNPATAPHYLKLSEKYLKELKKELKNRQADPQYQAWHYRAGLERRIAETQQVIKGMKKQLK, encoded by the coding sequence ATGCATAAATATAAACCAGTCCGAAAAGTAGTTCTATTTAATGCTTTCTTATTGCTGCAGGTCTTAAGCTGGCCTGGCATTCTAGCCGCGCAACAACCATCTACTGGCCGCTTGGAAGTACAAGTACTAGATGCCTCAACCAATAGATTAACGCCGGTTCGGGTACGTTTAAGCCGGAATGGGTGGGCGGTAAAAGAATTGCCGAAAGAAGCCGTGGCTGTGATGTATGGCGTCTGGGATCATGCCGATGGTTACAATTATCAACCGGATAGTTCTTTTTATGTGGTCGGTCAGTTTAGCTTGAATTTGCCACCGGGCACGTATCATTTATCCTTGGCGAAAGGACCGGAATATGTAGAACAACAACACGACTTGCAAATAACTGCCGGACAAGTACACCAAGAAAAATACCAGTTGAAGCGGTGGGTCAACATGCCCGCAAAAGGTTGGTATTCCGCGGATGACCACATTCATATCCGGCGTTCGCCGCGCGAAGATTCCTTGCTTTTAAACTGGACCCAGGCCGAAGATGTGCACGTAGGCGTAATGCTGCGCATGGGCGATTTTTGGGAAACGTATTATCCGCAATATGCCTGGGGCGAAAAAGGCGTTTACCAGAAAGAAATTTTTTTACTTACCTCCGGTCAGGAAGACCCACGCACTCCCGAATTAGGTCATGCTTTAGGAATAGGAGCCTCCGACAAGGTTCGGTACTCCAAAGAATATTATTACTACGATAAGGTTTTTGATAAACTCCGCGAATTGGGCGGATTGAGCGGTTATGCGCATCAGGCCGAAACGTTTCACGGGTACCGGGGCCTTACTCTGGATGGTTTACGGGGGAAAGTAGATGTGCTGGAACTGCTGCAATTCTGCGCTTCAGATAAACCTTTAATTACTAATCATTACTACCACTTGCTGGATTTAGGTATTCCGGTTACTGCTGTAGCCGGCTCTGATTTTCCGTGGTGCGGCAACGATCACGACAAAGGTCCACCGGAACGCTCGGCTCGCTTGGGTAATGTTCGTTTTTATACCTACGTAAACGGTCCTTTTAATTATAATAACTGGAAAGCAGGATTAGCTGCCGGACATACGTTTGTTTCCAGCGGTCCCATGTTAAGCTTTGAAGTAAATGGCCAACTTCCCGGTAGTAAATTGCCGGTAAGTAAAGGCACGACTTTGCACATAACGGCTCACGTTTACGGCCATTCCACGCAGGTACCTTTACAAGCGCTAGAAATTATTGGGCACGGCAAGGTATTAAGCCGGATTACCGTTGAGGAAGCTGGCCAGTCGCTGGAACATCTTTCTGTAACCCTCGATATTCCGGCGGAGCAAGGCATCTGGCTCGCTGCCCGTGCTTACGGAAATCCTACTCAAGCCGCTCATACTACCCCAGTATACGTGCAGGTAGATGGGAAAAACTTTCATAATCCGGCCACGGCCCCGCACTATTTAAAATTAAGCGAGAAATACTTAAAGGAACTTAAAAAAGAACTAAAAAACCGCCAAGCCGACCCCCAATACCAAGCCTGGCATTATCGGGCTGGTTTAGAAAGACGTATTGCCGAAACGCAGCAAGTAATCAAGGGCATGAAGAAGCAGTT